Part of the Solwaraspora sp. WMMA2065 genome is shown below.
GTAGACATCGAGCAGCTCGTGGACGGTGCCGGGCGAGATCCTGACCCGGGCCGTCTCGATCCGGCTGATCCGGGCGGTCGAGCAGCGCAGCTCGGTGGCGACCTGCTCGGCGAGCAGGCCGGATGTCTCCCGCAGGGCGCGCAACTCGCGACCGAGCTGCCGGCGTCGCACCGTCGGCGGCGATCCGACGACCATCAGGCACCTCCTTGACATTGATGCATGGACGCCAGTCTCGCTTACCGAAAGCGCGACGTCAGCTACCAGTAGTTCAGATGGTGCAATTCAATGCACTTGCATGGCTGGTGACCACAGAACACGATGACATCACCACACGTCACTGCGTACCGAATCGAGGACGACTGTGAGCGACCAGACCCGCACGGCAACCACCGCGATCCGTCTGGAGGCGGTCCTGCTCGACCGGGCACCGAAGGTGTTCGCCCTGTGCCGCTTCGACGACGACTACGACGAGTTGCCCGACGCGGACGAAACGGTCGACACCGGCGAAGCGGTCGACGACGTCGTCGGCTGGGCGTTCGCCATGCCGGACGGCAAGGTGCTGATCGTGCACAGCGACGGCAGCCGCGACGGAATGACCTGGTGCAACGACATCGAGTCGGCGAGTCGGTTCTGGGCACCGCTGATCGGCGCCGACCTGCTGGCCGTCGCCTAACCTGCGAGGTGCCAGGTCAGAGGTCGAGTCCGGTGAGGACCATCACCCGGGGATCGGTGTAGTCGTCCATCGCGCTGCGGACTCCTTCGCGGCCCACACCGCTGCCCTTGACCCCGCCGTACGGCATCTGGTCGGCCCGGTACGACGGCACGTCACCGACGATCACCCCGCCGACGGCGAGCGTGCGGTGCGCGGTGAACGCAGTCTGCAGGTTGTGGGTGAACACGCCGGCCTGCAGCCCGTACGCCGAGTCATTGACCGCCGCGAACCCGGCCTCGTCGTTCTCCACCCGGTCCACGACGAGCACCGGGCCGAAGACCTCCTCGGTCAGCACCTTCGCGCCGGCCGGCACCCCGGTCAGCACCGTCGGCGGGTACGTCGCGCCGTCGCGTCGGCCGCCGACCTCGATCGTCGCCCCGGCGGCCACCGCCTCCTCCACCCACGACTCGACGCGTATCGCGGCGTCCTCGCTGATCAGCGGCCCAACGTCGGTGGCATCGTCGGCCGGGTCACCGGCCCGCAGCGCCTGTACGGCGGCGACGAGCCGGGGCAGGAAGCCGTCGTAGAGCCATTCGTGCACGTACACCCGTTGCACCGCGATGCAGCTCTGCCCGGCCTGATAGTTCGAGAAGGTGGCGATTCGCTGTGCCGCCCGGGTCAGCTCCTCGTCGCCGGTCCAGTCCTCGCAGATCACCGCTGCGGCGTTACCGCCCAGCTCCAGGGTGACGTGCTTGTCCGGCACTGATCGGCGGATCAGCGCGCCGACCGGCCCGGAGCCGGTGAACGACACCACCGGCAGGCGCGGGTCGGCGACCAGGTCGCCGGCCCTGTCGTTCGGCACCGGCAGCACCGAGACCATGCCGGCCGGCAGGCCGGTGCCTGATCCGGCGGGCGCTCCGGTGTGTGGGCCGTGCGGCTCGGTGACCTCGGCGATCAAGTCGCCGAGCAGCAGCGCGGTCAACGGGGTCGCCGGCGCCGGCTTGACGATGATCGGCGCGCCGACCGCGATCGCCGGGGCGACCTTGTGCGCCACCAGGTTCAGCGGAAAGTTGAACGGCGAGATGCCCAGCACCGGCCCGCGCGGCACCCGCCGGACCACCGCCATCCGGCCGGCGGCGGCCGGGTCGGTGTCCAGGCGCTGCAGGTCACCGGAGAACCGCCGGGCCTCCTCGGCCGCCCAGCGGAATGTGGAGACGGCGCGCGCCACCTCGGCGCGCGCCCACTTGATCGGTTTGCCGTTCTCGGCGGTGATCAGCCGGGCGATCTCGTCGGCCCGCTGCGCGAGTCGGGCGCTGATGTGGTCCAGTGCGGCCGCCCTGCGGTACGCCGGCAGTGCGGCGGCCACCGGCGCGACCCGGTGCGCGGCGGCGACCGCCCGCTCGACCTGGTCGGGCGTGGCGTAGCTGGTTCGTCCGACGAGCCGACCGTCGTACGGGTGGTGCACGGCCAGTGGCGCGTCACCGTGCGCCGGTTCGCCAGCCAGCCAGAACGGCGTACGCGGGGTCGGGTCGGGGTGATCCATCCGGCCAGCCTAAAGCCAGTGACCGAGGCACTCGATGGCCTTGACAACGCACAACCGATCGGTTGTATATTGGCGTGGTGATCGAGGAGAGCGCGGACCGGGCGGACGCCATGTTCCACGCGCTCGCCGACCGCACCCGGCGCGACATCCTGCGCCGGGTGCTGGCCGGGGAGCACTCCGTCTCAGCGCTCGCCGCCAAGTACGACATGAGCTTCGCCGCCGTACAGAAACACGTCGCTGTGCTGGAGAAGGCCGGTTTACTGATCAAACGACGTAGTGGTCGCGAGCAGCTGGCCAGCGGCGACGTGCAGGCGGTGCGCTCGGCGGCAGCCATGCTCGCCGAGCTCGAACACATCTGGCGTGGCCGCATCGCACGCATCGACGCGCTGCTCGCAGCCGACCCCGATGGGTCGCAACCGATCCCGACGAAAGGACCGAACAGTGCCCGTGACCGACGTCCAGCAGGACCTTGACAACCGGACCCTGACCATCACCGCGGACTTCGCCGCGCCGGTGGAGCGGGTCTGGCAGGTCTACGCCGACCCTCGCCAACTGGAGAAGGTGTGGGGACCGCCGACGTACCCGGCGACCGTGGTCGACCACGACCTCACGCCCGGCGGACGCGTGACCTATTACATGACCGGCCCGGAGGGCGACAAGCACGCCGGGTACTGGCTGATCACCGCCGTGGACGAGCCGACGAGTTTTTCCTTCGAGGATGGCTTCGCGGACATGGACTTCAAGCCGCTGTCGGAGATGCCGACCTCCCGCAACACGTACACATTCGCCGAGCACAACGGCGGCACCCGGGCGACCTACGTGGGCAAGTACGAGTCCGCCGAGGCCCTGCAACAGGTGCTGGACATGGGCATGGTGGAGGGCTCCACCTCGGCGATCAACCAGATCGACGAGCTACTCGCCCCCGCTCCTTGATCAAAAAGCGCTGCTGCGAGAAGCGCTCCGATTTCAGCATCCACGGCAATTCACCCGGTGGTCTACTTCCACGCTGGACTATCAGTCGGTGTCGTTAGAAGATGAACCTCGTTAAACCCGCTGCCACTTCTGGGTATTCGAGGTGATAATCATGAGTGAACTCACGACAGAGCTTCGGCGACTCCGACTGACCCGGCGCATGAACCAGACGCAGCTGGCAAAGGCGCTCCGCGTGTCGAAGTCGCTGATAGCCAGCTTCGAGACCGGTCGGCTGGTGCCGAAGGAGGACACCGCACAGGCGCTCGACGAGGTGCTGAACTCCGGTGACAAGATCCAGCAACTGGCCGACGAGGCACGCGGAGACCGCCAGCCCTGGCTGCGTCCGTGGGCCGAACACGAACGGCGGGCCGCGTTGCTGCGCTGCTGGGAGTTGTCGATCATCCCAGGGCTGCTGCAACGCGAGCCCTACATGCGTGAGCTGTTCGCCGCCTCACCCTGGAGCAAGAGCAAGGTCGACGATCTTATTCGGATCCGGCTCGGCCGGCAGGCGGCGGTGTTCACCCGTGACGAGCCGGTCGAGCTGTCCTGCCTGATCGGCGAAGCCGCTCTGCACCAGGGGTCCCGTGAGGTTCTCAAGGATCAGCTCGGCTACCTGGTCGACGCCAGCCACCAGTCGAACGTCCGGATACGGGTGGTGCCCGACCGCAACATCGGCCTCAACCCAGGTCTAAACGGACCACTTTCGCTGGCCACCCTGGGCGACGGCCGCCGGATCGCCTACCTGGACGACCAGCTGCGCGGCAGGATGGCGAGCACGGCAGCCGACGTCATCGAACTGGAATGGGTCTGGGAAGCCATTAACGAGCTCTCGTTATCGACTACCCAGAGCCGGGACCTGATCCTAAGGTTGATTGATGAACACAACTGACCCTTCATGGCGGAAATCCACCAGGTCAAGCGGC
Proteins encoded:
- a CDS encoding SRPBCC domain-containing protein; translation: MPVTDVQQDLDNRTLTITADFAAPVERVWQVYADPRQLEKVWGPPTYPATVVDHDLTPGGRVTYYMTGPEGDKHAGYWLITAVDEPTSFSFEDGFADMDFKPLSEMPTSRNTYTFAEHNGGTRATYVGKYESAEALQQVLDMGMVEGSTSAINQIDELLAPAP
- a CDS encoding helix-turn-helix transcriptional regulator, translated to MSELTTELRRLRLTRRMNQTQLAKALRVSKSLIASFETGRLVPKEDTAQALDEVLNSGDKIQQLADEARGDRQPWLRPWAEHERRAALLRCWELSIIPGLLQREPYMRELFAASPWSKSKVDDLIRIRLGRQAAVFTRDEPVELSCLIGEAALHQGSREVLKDQLGYLVDASHQSNVRIRVVPDRNIGLNPGLNGPLSLATLGDGRRIAYLDDQLRGRMASTAADVIELEWVWEAINELSLSTTQSRDLILRLIDEHN
- a CDS encoding aldehyde dehydrogenase family protein; this translates as MDHPDPTPRTPFWLAGEPAHGDAPLAVHHPYDGRLVGRTSYATPDQVERAVAAAHRVAPVAAALPAYRRAAALDHISARLAQRADEIARLITAENGKPIKWARAEVARAVSTFRWAAEEARRFSGDLQRLDTDPAAAGRMAVVRRVPRGPVLGISPFNFPLNLVAHKVAPAIAVGAPIIVKPAPATPLTALLLGDLIAEVTEPHGPHTGAPAGSGTGLPAGMVSVLPVPNDRAGDLVADPRLPVVSFTGSGPVGALIRRSVPDKHVTLELGGNAAAVICEDWTGDEELTRAAQRIATFSNYQAGQSCIAVQRVYVHEWLYDGFLPRLVAAVQALRAGDPADDATDVGPLISEDAAIRVESWVEEAVAAGATIEVGGRRDGATYPPTVLTGVPAGAKVLTEEVFGPVLVVDRVENDEAGFAAVNDSAYGLQAGVFTHNLQTAFTAHRTLAVGGVIVGDVPSYRADQMPYGGVKGSGVGREGVRSAMDDYTDPRVMVLTGLDL
- a CDS encoding metalloregulator ArsR/SmtB family transcription factor, whose protein sequence is MIEESADRADAMFHALADRTRRDILRRVLAGEHSVSALAAKYDMSFAAVQKHVAVLEKAGLLIKRRSGREQLASGDVQAVRSAAAMLAELEHIWRGRIARIDALLAADPDGSQPIPTKGPNSARDRRPAGP